One genomic window of Candidatus Deferrimicrobiaceae bacterium includes the following:
- a CDS encoding OmpA family protein produces the protein MGSHGVTTGRRAMPRKFAACFAILMLSAACATAPKAPPPPVQDVFILLPDDQGKTGAIIVSGAGGKRLLSEPGQAVTVAPGAPPGKPFIMPMEEVRTLVGPALTALPKPPLRFILYFPHDDFELTKESRAKVREVIRAIKERPPGDVSVVGHTDRVGTRRYNYLLSLERAQAVASFLIAERVDPSILAIDSHGEDNPLVPTGDEVSEPRNRRVEVTVR, from the coding sequence ATGGGTAGCCACGGCGTCACGACGGGACGGCGGGCGATGCCGCGCAAGTTCGCGGCCTGCTTCGCCATCCTGATGCTTTCCGCCGCATGCGCCACAGCCCCGAAAGCCCCTCCCCCACCGGTTCAGGACGTTTTCATCCTTCTCCCCGACGACCAGGGAAAAACCGGCGCCATCATCGTTTCGGGAGCGGGGGGAAAACGTCTCCTCTCGGAGCCCGGCCAGGCCGTGACCGTCGCGCCCGGTGCCCCCCCGGGCAAGCCCTTCATCATGCCCATGGAAGAGGTGCGCACCCTGGTCGGTCCGGCCCTCACGGCCCTCCCCAAGCCTCCGTTGCGGTTCATCCTGTACTTCCCGCACGACGACTTCGAGCTCACCAAGGAATCGCGCGCAAAGGTGCGGGAGGTGATCCGGGCCATCAAGGAACGCCCCCCGGGGGACGTCAGCGTGGTGGGGCATACCGACAGGGTGGGCACCCGCCGCTACAACTACCTACTCTCCCTCGAGCGTGCCCAGGCGGTGGCTTCCTTCCTCATCGCCGAGAGAGTGGACCCGTCCATCCTCGCGATCGATTCCCACGGGGAGGACAATCCTCTCGTCCCCACCGGCGACGAGGTTTCCGAGCCACGGAACCGCCGCGTGGAGGTGACGGTGCGATAA
- a CDS encoding CHASE2 domain-containing protein — translation MRRPPRLPNVPILLTGVLLTLLVGAMYLWPPPLVLFLEGKIYDSFLRSAPHRSPSGSVTVVDIDESTLEGLGQWPWPRYRVALLLEKIREAGATAVGLDMVFAEPDRTSLGSLSGEILRDLGAKIDLAGLPPEARNSDQALAKTLAGGPFVLGYHFDFDASRGESCVLHPLRAAVRSESGTDGAGSFFDAPGVVCNLPVLAQAADSSGFFNVTPDPDGVLRRIPMVVRHRGLLYPNLALAVYLRARGGDPILETGPEGVGALRLEGRRIPLDRGGNLLVNYRGRRRTFPHVSAAALLDGTADPAALKGKMVVLGTTAAGLKEIRTTPLEASQPGVEIQATVMDNLLAGDPIAVPRGSRGIQILLVFVPGLLLTALMARARAVWGLAAVVPASAGIWLGADWLLAYRQIFLPPLMPVATLLLVFLLLTSLRFLQADREVRERTRKLALTQGAIIQSLASLAETRHHETGGHIQRTRHYMRVLANRLKDHPRFRHYLDDAAVDLLFRLAPLHDIGKVGVPDEILLKPGQLTPVEFEKMKRHTLYGSETIRLAKKLLGEESFLQIADEITLNHHEKWDGTGYPRGLKGENIPIPGRIMAVADVYDAITHYRGYQAAFSHEEAVRVMVGDRGTHFDPDVLDAFLEVQEEFRQIAGRYRGACVEPKPPPGS, via the coding sequence GTGCGACGTCCGCCCCGGCTTCCCAACGTCCCCATCCTCCTCACCGGCGTCCTTCTCACCCTTCTCGTGGGAGCGATGTACCTATGGCCTCCTCCCCTGGTTCTTTTCCTGGAAGGGAAGATCTACGACTCCTTCCTGCGCTCCGCCCCGCACCGCTCCCCTTCCGGCTCCGTGACGGTCGTGGATATCGACGAATCGACCCTCGAAGGCCTGGGACAATGGCCGTGGCCCCGCTACCGCGTGGCGCTCCTCCTGGAAAAGATCCGGGAAGCCGGGGCAACCGCGGTGGGCCTCGACATGGTCTTCGCGGAACCCGACCGGACGTCTCTGGGCTCCCTCTCCGGAGAGATCCTCCGGGACCTCGGGGCAAAGATCGACCTGGCGGGACTCCCCCCCGAGGCGAGGAACAGCGACCAGGCTCTGGCGAAAACCCTGGCCGGCGGCCCCTTCGTCCTGGGTTATCACTTCGACTTCGACGCGTCGCGGGGGGAGTCGTGCGTTCTGCACCCGTTGCGCGCGGCGGTGCGTTCGGAATCGGGGACGGACGGAGCCGGGAGTTTCTTCGACGCCCCGGGGGTCGTCTGCAACCTCCCCGTCCTGGCACAGGCCGCGGACTCCTCGGGCTTTTTCAACGTAACCCCCGACCCCGACGGGGTGCTGCGGCGCATCCCCATGGTGGTCCGCCACCGGGGCCTCCTCTACCCGAACCTCGCTCTGGCCGTCTACCTGCGCGCCCGCGGCGGCGATCCCATCCTGGAGACGGGCCCGGAGGGGGTCGGTGCGCTGCGCCTGGAAGGGAGGAGAATCCCGCTCGACCGGGGCGGCAACCTCCTGGTGAACTACCGCGGCCGCCGCCGCACCTTCCCGCACGTCTCCGCAGCCGCTCTCCTCGACGGGACGGCGGACCCGGCCGCGCTGAAAGGAAAGATGGTCGTCCTGGGGACCACCGCCGCCGGACTCAAGGAGATCCGGACCACGCCGCTGGAAGCCTCCCAGCCGGGGGTCGAGATCCAGGCGACCGTCATGGACAACCTCCTGGCGGGGGACCCGATCGCGGTTCCCCGGGGGTCACGGGGGATCCAGATCCTTCTGGTCTTCGTCCCCGGCCTCCTCCTGACGGCGCTCATGGCCAGGGCCCGGGCGGTGTGGGGCCTGGCGGCAGTCGTTCCCGCATCGGCCGGCATCTGGCTCGGGGCCGACTGGCTCCTGGCCTATCGCCAGATTTTCCTCCCCCCGCTCATGCCGGTGGCGACCCTCCTGCTCGTATTCCTCCTGCTCACCTCCCTGCGCTTCCTGCAGGCGGACCGGGAAGTCCGCGAGCGGACCCGGAAGCTGGCCCTCACCCAGGGAGCCATCATCCAGAGCCTGGCTTCCCTGGCCGAGACCCGACACCACGAGACGGGCGGGCACATCCAGCGCACCCGGCATTACATGCGGGTGTTGGCCAATCGCCTGAAGGACCATCCCCGCTTCCGTCACTACCTGGATGACGCCGCGGTCGACCTCCTCTTCCGCCTCGCCCCGCTCCACGACATCGGCAAGGTGGGAGTGCCCGACGAGATCCTTCTGAAACCGGGCCAGCTGACCCCGGTGGAGTTCGAGAAGATGAAACGGCACACCTTGTACGGCTCGGAGACGATCCGGCTGGCGAAAAAACTTCTGGGGGAGGAATCCTTCCTCCAGATAGCCGACGAGATCACCCTCAACCACCACGAAAAGTGGGACGGCACCGGATACCCCCGCGGCCTCAAGGGGGAGAATATCCCCATCCCGGGGCGCATCATGGCGGTGGCGGACGTCTACGACGCCATCACCCACTACCGCGGATACCAGGCCGCATTCTCCCATGAAGAGGCGGTGCGCGTCATGGTCGGGGATCGGGGGACGCACTTCGACCCCGACGTGCTGGACGCCTTCCTGGAAGTCCAGGAGGAGTTCCGGCAGATCGCCGGCCGCTACCGCGGCGCATGCGTGGAGCCCAAGCCACCCCCCGGTTCCTGA
- a CDS encoding EAL domain-containing protein, with amino-acid sequence MSRVGKRQTTLARKKIPEDKSRQREAEDAGVMMADVALMEEPRSLAIPALPDAMRQAGSLLSRNRSLAVLYINCSRINKIENLCGKKSYLDIMGKIHEVITGMKGNQIRQDDLIVANNTGSDEFTIFLSGKRTDMDYCPSDLESLCERVTAYLNQSVFPITFPYLRGNPKISIGYAVVIHNPLMREERLLNKVIEDAKTMCNFFEFKRVMRYKEKLQELILKESIRTIFQPIVDFSRNEILGYEALTRGPADTEFENPYILFDAAAETDLLFELDRLCRKKSLQNAKGLKNAHRLFVNCLPSMVLDPDFRDAYLKSLLEELRLNTFNIVFEITEREAIENYDLFNKAVQYYKDLGFAIAVDDTGSGFSSLETVVELKPHYIKLDLSLVRGIEKNILKQELIKAIQSLAVKMDSLVIAEGIETEEELNTLRQIGVTVGQGYYFAKPGPAFPPLR; translated from the coding sequence ATGTCCAGAGTCGGAAAGCGGCAAACCACTCTCGCGAGGAAGAAGATCCCCGAGGACAAATCCCGGCAACGGGAGGCGGAAGACGCGGGGGTCATGATGGCGGATGTCGCCCTGATGGAGGAACCTCGCTCTTTGGCGATTCCCGCCTTGCCGGATGCGATGAGGCAGGCAGGTTCCCTTCTCTCCCGCAACCGTTCCCTCGCGGTGCTCTACATCAACTGCTCCCGCATCAACAAGATCGAAAACCTCTGCGGCAAGAAATCCTACCTGGACATCATGGGGAAAATCCATGAGGTCATCACGGGGATGAAAGGGAACCAGATCCGCCAGGATGATCTCATCGTCGCGAACAATACCGGGAGCGACGAATTCACGATATTCCTCTCCGGCAAACGGACGGACATGGACTATTGCCCCTCCGACCTGGAAAGCCTCTGCGAACGGGTGACGGCCTATCTGAACCAGAGCGTTTTCCCGATCACGTTCCCCTATCTCCGGGGGAACCCGAAGATCTCCATCGGATACGCCGTGGTCATCCATAACCCGCTGATGCGGGAGGAGCGCCTCCTGAACAAGGTCATCGAAGACGCGAAGACCATGTGCAACTTCTTTGAGTTCAAACGGGTGATGCGGTACAAGGAAAAGCTCCAGGAACTCATCCTCAAGGAGAGCATCCGCACGATCTTCCAGCCGATCGTGGATTTTTCCCGGAACGAGATCCTCGGCTACGAGGCGCTGACCCGCGGCCCGGCGGATACGGAATTCGAAAACCCGTATATTCTCTTCGACGCGGCCGCCGAGACCGACCTGCTCTTCGAACTCGACCGGCTGTGCCGGAAGAAATCGCTGCAGAACGCCAAGGGGCTGAAAAACGCCCACCGACTGTTCGTCAACTGCCTCCCGTCCATGGTGCTGGACCCCGACTTCCGGGACGCCTATCTCAAATCCCTGCTCGAAGAGCTGAGGCTGAACACCTTCAACATCGTGTTCGAAATCACGGAGCGCGAGGCGATCGAGAATTACGATCTTTTCAACAAAGCGGTCCAGTATTACAAGGACCTGGGCTTCGCCATCGCCGTCGACGACACCGGATCGGGGTTTTCCAGCCTGGAAACCGTGGTCGAACTGAAGCCCCACTACATCAAGCTCGATCTTTCCCTGGTGCGCGGAATCGAGAAAAACATCCTGAAGCAGGAACTGATCAAGGCCATCCAGAGTCTGGCGGTAAAGATGGACTCCCTGGTGATCGCGGAAGGGATCGAGACCGAGGAGGAATTGAACACGCTCAGGCAGATCGGCGTGACCGTCGGCCAGGGATACTATTTCGCAAAACCGGGCCCGGCGTTCCCGCCCCTCCGATAA
- a CDS encoding Sir2 family NAD-dependent protein deacetylase: MDTAETCRRAADAIGRADALVVTAGAGMGVDSGLPDFRGERGFWNAYPMYERLGISFVGAANPVHFLRDPAFGWGFYGHRTNLYRYAEPHEGFFLLKQWIERFGLTHFVVTSNVDGQFQKAGFEEEKVLEVHGSIHHLQCTGPCSDAIWPNREEIPVDHDTMRAAHIPLCARCGGVARPNILMFGDFSWLSVRTDAQEARFGIFLEESRARKTVVVEMGAGTAIPTIRALSERLGRRAGVTVIRINPREPWIDDPHLSVPDGALAGLKTVGAALGGRRKG; the protein is encoded by the coding sequence ATGGATACCGCCGAGACATGCAGACGTGCGGCCGATGCGATCGGGAGGGCCGACGCCCTGGTCGTTACCGCCGGAGCGGGCATGGGGGTGGATTCCGGGTTGCCGGACTTTCGCGGGGAGCGGGGATTCTGGAACGCGTATCCGATGTACGAGCGGCTCGGAATATCGTTCGTGGGAGCCGCCAACCCGGTCCATTTCCTGCGCGACCCTGCGTTCGGCTGGGGGTTCTACGGCCACCGGACGAACCTCTACCGGTACGCGGAGCCCCACGAAGGGTTTTTTCTCCTGAAACAGTGGATCGAACGCTTCGGCCTTACGCATTTCGTCGTCACCTCCAACGTGGACGGCCAGTTCCAGAAGGCGGGGTTCGAGGAAGAAAAGGTGCTGGAGGTCCACGGTTCCATCCATCACCTCCAGTGTACGGGGCCATGCTCCGATGCGATCTGGCCGAACCGGGAGGAAATCCCGGTCGATCACGACACCATGCGGGCCGCACATATCCCCCTGTGCGCAAGGTGCGGCGGCGTGGCGAGGCCCAATATCCTCATGTTCGGCGATTTCTCCTGGCTGAGCGTTCGCACCGATGCCCAGGAAGCCCGCTTCGGGATCTTCCTGGAGGAATCCCGGGCGCGCAAGACGGTCGTCGTCGAAATGGGCGCAGGTACGGCCATTCCGACCATCCGGGCCCTGAGCGAACGTCTCGGACGCCGGGCGGGGGTGACGGTCATCCGGATCAATCCCCGGGAACCGTGGATCGACGATCCGCACCTGTCGGTTCCCGACGGTGCCTTGGCCGGCCTCAAGACGGTCGGGGCGGCACTGGGAGGGAGAAGAAAGGGATAG